Below is a genomic region from Sorghum bicolor cultivar BTx623 chromosome 9, Sorghum_bicolor_NCBIv3, whole genome shotgun sequence.
ACACATTTTATGAAAACAAGAGAAAGAATGCATGGGCATTAGCATGTTTGGTGACTTGATTTCGGGGCCTATGAGTATAGTATAGTTTCACAATACACTTTCAATACAAGCAATTGCTGTACAGTACAAGTGAAACCAGTTTAGCTTCCCCTCAGATCTGCTCTAGCTCTGCCACTggcaagcagcagcagcctagcacaatgttttttttttctgaactaAACTGGAGGGGCTTTCACCCCTACAGCATTTATTAAAAGAAAGGTTGGATGAGGGGAGTTAAGTGGCAATTTTATTAATCAACTAAAAAATAAGAAATAAAACCTCTCCTGTATATACCCGAAATGGTCTGGAGATATATATTTTCAGCTAGTTGTTGTCCAGTGCCAGTGCAAGCTTTGCCCTGCCCTGACCACTCAACCACTTTTTATCTTTCACTTTTACCAGATGTTTTATGGTGTTTCTCTTTGCTTTGTAAAGCAACTAAATTAACCGCCAAAGTAAAACATCTGCTGCTCATACTTTAACCAGAACCGTTTGTCTGTCTGTCTGATCGAATCAGCAGAATGAGCAGTGCAATTCAGTAGTATAACAAACCTTATCTTGGCCAATCCACCAAACCCTACTTTTGGCCATGGTCCGTAGTGCGTGCCGTTTTGTTATGCGCTTACTTGAGTTGCTCTCGGCGCCATGTTCCCTGCACCAACCAAGAATTTCTCTTTCTGCTCGAGTAGTGCAGCGGCAACAATCATGCTCATGCATATCATCATCCTGTCCTGTCTCCCTCCCTAGTGGCGCATACTCCTGCACTTGTGCTCCTCTCGCAACTCACAAGTCAATCTGCGCTGCACAATTGTCCTGCACTAGCTAGCAATGCGACTGTCTGTCGCCCTGCATTGACACTACTGCAGTGCAGCTTCCACCTCGACGACGCCTATAAAATGCCGCCGGTGTCTCTCCGGTCGCTTCGCACCACACCACCATCCACGCACTAGTGGTAAGCAAGGTAGCTAGCGACTGATCGTCGTCGAGCTCGCTCGATCTCTCGAAGTCCGAATCAGCTAAGCTTAGCTAAGAGCCATGGCGACGAAGCCTGCGCAGGTgctggtggcggtggtggtcctgctgctgctgtgcgcCGCCACGCCGCGGGGCGCCGACGCGGCGACGGCTTGCGACGCCACGCAGCTGACCCCGTGCGCGGGCGCCATCATCGGCAGCTCGCCGCCCACCGCCGCGTGCTGCAGCAGGCTCAAGGAGCAGCAGCCGTGCCTGTGCACGTACGCGCGCGACCCCAACCTGCAGCGCTACGTCAACTCGCCCAACGGCAAGAAGGCCATGGCCGCGTGCAAGGTGCCCGTGCCGTCGTGCTAACTGAACTTCTcttagcgccgccgccgccgctgcgtaCGTGACGTGTGATGTACCTGTGTCGGTGGCGTGGGCCCACTGGACAGAGACAGAGCTAGTGTGTGGCGTCGCTTTCTGTTTCCGTACGTACGTATACAGTTGGATGTTGGATCGTGCCGTGTATGCGTATTCCGTTGTGGTGTTGCTGTACGTATGCACCAAAACCGTGACGTACCAAGCTCTTGGGACGACAGATACGTGTGTATGATGAATAAATGatgtaataatatatataatgacGTATGCATCCGCTATATATATGCACATCCATATGTTTTTAATATTGATTGATGACTAGCAAGGGTGCGTAGTGATAAAAAGTAGCGCTGAAAATCTCTGAAGCAATGTACAAATGGCTAGTGTGTGCAAAATTTTCTATATCCACCGGACATATTATTACTGATCGAGTGTACTATTACTCGAGGACATTCTGGCCGGGGTTGTTTGGATGCCACCCCTGCTGATGTTGCCTCTTGCACCGGAGCTGCCTAGGAAGCATCATCAAAACAGGTCAAGACCATATTGAAGCTTGTAGCTTAGTAGCACTTTGAGGTTCTTGTTCGACTCTTTTTATTAAGAGCAAATTTAGACAACTTAAAATATCCCCTTGGTAGCAAAGCCATATGGTTTGGCGATTTTCTTAGTCAACGAAGTTGAGTTCTTGTACCTTAATTTATAGCGCAATATCTAGAGTATTTAAAAGAGTTTGGAAAACTTCTCCACAGACCGTTTTTTTGCTGCAACACAATAAGGGATGAAAACCCTCGAATCCTTTTCATCCCGTACTTCCCAAGATGAGCACGATGAAAGAACCTATCACTTTCTTGAGGACCCTGATATGGTTGCCACCGGTGTCCACTCCTACAGCATTTTGATCACCGCTGGTTTCTAAGCGATGGTGAAAAATCgaataaaatttttaaaaataccCATGTAGCCTCTCACCATGCCCTCGCCGGTTCCATTATGAATACATTGTTAATAGGTCCATTCTTTTTAATAGAACCGGTGGTTTTATGGTCAAGTTTGCATAAAAAACTAAGCATACATTTTTGAAGGGAAAAAACAATGATACATGAGTTATTTTTATTGAGGAAACTTTTTATTAACTCATGATAATTATATCAAGTAGATACAACCACCTATGTCATTTTCAACCTCTGTATAAAGCACACAACCCATAAAAGACTGTTTTCTAGACACTCGCGATTATCAATCTGTAGACTAAACCACCACCTATGTGTCTTTCGGATAAAAAATTCTTTAACCACACGCTCCGATTGTTGTCATGCCACTATGACCAATTCCTGTGAATGAGAATAACACAAATACGGAGCAAGTGGATACATAAGTTAGCTAAACTTGATTTGGCTGCATCAAGAATCTACAGAAGGATGGGCCAAAAGTGCAggatttttttaaataatatttgttattCAGCTTAAAAAAAACAATCTGTTCAAGTATCACAATTCTAAAAATGCACTGAATAGTAAAACACGCATTCCttctttaaaatccaaatgaatatatttttaccattttgTAACCTCCAACATGGAGTATATGACAATATGATTTTCAACCTTAAACCATAAATCTGGACACCGGGTATCGTCATCCTCTAGCTAGTTTCTACTTTAAAAAATGATATAAACATATGGTTTAACGTATAAAAAATCATGACTAATTtactttaaataaaaaaataaaactaatacgACCACATGGGGCGATGATGTCGAAATGCTGATCGATGATCACGTCAGTCATCACTGATTTGTTCTGACGATCCGACGCTTGGACatctacatgcatgcatgccagcTTGGCCTCTTGCTTGCCGTCCAAAAAAAGATGGCCCTGAGCTTCTGGTGCGCATGCTTGACCTTCTACTACGTGTAACTCTGCAGTGGACGCCGCTGAGACTTTTGCTGAATTCTGACCAGCTTTTGCCATCCCCTTCATCGATCAGTTCAGGTTTCAGCACGCTCATCATCATGATGCCTCTCCCTTCGTTCTACTAACCCAACCCACTACGCTCTCTCTAGAACAAAGGCTCGTCTTGTTCATACTGAAAAAactgaaggaaaaaaaaagatgtaGCACGTCACCCCCTGGTCCCGTACGTTTGATGGTCCACGCGTTGAATTATTGGTAGCTATAGCTTGTCCCTGCACATGGACACGCAACAGTGAGCTCGATCGATCGAGCTGTAGTGGACCGCCGCTGgagctgtgctgtgctgtgtgTCAGCCGCCCAATGCTGTGCTTTGTGCTTCCGCGATAGAGTACGCACTGATCCCGTTGCTCACGTACCAAACTTGGTCCGTTGCGCAACGCTTACTTACAGTACGTACTCCTCATCACCTACTTCACCACATCAGGGCCTATAAATAGACGCCATGGAtcgctctccattctccacggCACCCAACACACAACACAGACACACCAAAACGTACGCGTGCttctcgatcgatcgatcgaaccTGCAGCAGGTGTCCAAGCGTCATGGCGGCAGCGAGCAGGGCGTCTCTGGTGCTGTTCCTGGTGGTGGCGACGAGCGCGGTGGTGGCGAGCATGCTGGCCGTGGCcccgggcgcgggcgcggcgacGACGGCGTGCGTCCCGACGCAGCTGACCCCGTGCGCGCCGGCCATCGTGGGGAACGCGGCGCCCACCGCGGCGTGCTGCGCGAGGCTCAAGGCGCACCCGGCCAGCTGCTTCTGCCAgtacaagaagaaccccaacatgCAGCGCTACGTCAACTCCCCCAACGGCAAGAAGGTCTTCGCCGCCTGCAAGGTGCCCCTGCCCAAGTGCTGAATCAAGTGCATGCAGCTAGAGTAGTGCCTAGTCTGTTCCTTGTCGATGTCGACCTTGACCTCTCGCGGGCACGCACGCACTCTCGTGTATGGTACTTATGAATACTTGGCTGAGTTAGTATTTTGCTTGAGAATAAACGGAGACGTAGTAATTCAGTACTACTTCGTAGTTGGTACAGTGTGAGTCCTCTGCTCTGTGCAGACTTGGTATGTCATGTATTTATACGTGTCACACGTATACTATGTATGATGTTACAAAATGAATAAAAGTGTTGCCACTTCTGAGTTGACTTTGGACAGACTATAATacttaagagcatctccagtgCTAAATCGAACAAAACTGACAAGGTTCGGCTGAGTGCAGTTCGGTTTGAGAGAGCTGCAGTGTGGCGTCGGTGTTTGCTCAAAGAAACATTAAACAAATCGGAAAGTGACCCTGCCTAGGAGGTTTCACACACAACATTATCAATGGCTTGTCCTGTATAAAGATTTTTTTATTGAAACAGTCACGGCACGGTTCGGTGCTTGAGTTTGGTTCGCTTTTAGTTCTGACAACGAGCAGCCGAACAGTCTAGGGTTCTCGGTTCGATTTGCTTCTCCCTCGGTTCGATTCTGCATACACTGGAGGTGCCTAAGTGTAGACCAACATCTCCAATGCCAATTGTGATATCAGAAATGTCTCCCAACGTAGTAGTGACTTTTCTCCCTGCTGAATTTTGTCCAAAACCTAATCTTTCGACTGAAACCACTAGCCATGCGTTCAGgttcaggccttgttcagttcgcaaaaacatgtgaaaaacggcactgtagcactttcgtttttatttgacaaacattgtctaattatagagtaattaggcctaaaagattcatctcgcggtttacagatgaactgtgcaaatagtttttgttttcatgtatatttaatgcttcatgcatgtgccgcaagattcgatttgacggggaatcttgaaaaattttacgaactaaacaaggcctcagtgttCTCATGTTTCGAGCACGTACGGCTACAGTCTCTGTCGGAAAGCCGTGATTCAGACAACACTAGACAAAGCATGAAAGCAACGTGCCGCACTGCCGCGAGGAGTGGGAAACTATCAAACTAGCGACCATAAAGCATGGTACTTCATCagagtgaggccttgtttagatccaattttttttttagattttgacactatagcacttttatttttatttgataaacattatctaattatggagtaaatagacttaaaagattcatcccacgatttacatgcaaactgtgcaattagtttttgtttttatctatatttaatgcgatttaaaagatttgatgtgaagaagaatattgaatttttttttatttttagggtgaagtaaacaagacctgacTGTGAGTTCAAATAAAAAAAGGCACATAACAGAAACTGCTctaataaagaaaaagaaaacacatCCCCTATTCTTATTTAGGGGAACTACGGATATAGGACCCCGGCCTAAACTGTTGTATCATTTGGTCATTTGAGACTAGAGAGGATTTTTAACAGAGCGTTATCCTATATAAGCAAGTGGATTACAGTTTCAGACCTCTGATTCTCAATCAGGAGCAGCACTCATACATGTACCTATCGTTCAAGTTAAAGTGATTAACACTACAGTCAACTCAGTACTTTGGTAAAATTTAACATACTtagactcttcaagattcttagaatgacttataatttgggacggagggagtacttggtATTTTGTATTTCATGGGGATCTAAACACACCTTAAATTGTTTTCTTCTAATAAAAATCTTTCACGTGAATAGCAAAACAGATCAGTAAAGCATGCAGGTAGAGCATCCCAAACCTCACTATTAAGAGTTCAAGACTCACAAatattgttttgtttttttaaaatttttgaaaTGGAAACTCACAAATATTAATGACGTTGAACACTGATCATGCGGAAACGTCGTGGTCCGGCCCGACCGGTCGCGTGTATGGGCCTTGCTGCCTCGTCGACTTCAGCTCAGAATGGCCAGGGCCCAAGCGTTGGACATCCTTTGCAGCCCATGACTAGGTCCGACCTATTTTGTGGTGGACAGAGAAAAAAAGAAGTCCATTTTAACTCTCTGACTATCCGTAGTCTGATTTTTCTTACTTAACTTTGAAATTAGATATATTACCATTAAAGTTTTAAAACTGTTGAAAATTACGTTTCTGTCCTAATTGAGGTAGTTTGAAGTAGGTATTGTCATTTTATTAGTTAATAAAAATCCAATAAATACTTGATAGAATTTTTAAACCATGAAGTTTTTTGTATGTTTATAACATTTTTaataaaatcttagagatagactaGGACGTGACAAatccaaataaaaaatatttatctaGAGTTTGTGAAAGTATATCTAGAAGCTTGAAAAATTAGAGTGAactctaaaaagaaaaaaaaagatatccaGAGAATCGTGATTTTTTTGAAAGTATTTTAGTCAAT
It encodes:
- the LOC8061116 gene encoding probable non-specific lipid-transfer protein 2, whose translation is MAAASRASLVLFLVVATSAVVASMLAVAPGAGAATTACVPTQLTPCAPAIVGNAAPTAACCARLKAHPASCFCQYKKNPNMQRYVNSPNGKKVFAACKVPLPKC
- the LOC8074555 gene encoding non-specific lipid-transfer protein 2; protein product: MATKPAQVLVAVVVLLLLCAATPRGADAATACDATQLTPCAGAIIGSSPPTAACCSRLKEQQPCLCTYARDPNLQRYVNSPNGKKAMAACKVPVPSC